The segment TGCCTCCTAAAGTTATACTTCCACTGGAACCGGGATTTGTGCCAGTCATACCGCTTAACATTGCCATAATATCATTTATGTTTAGGTTTGAACTACCTGTAGGCAAGCTGCCTTCCCAAGATATAGTACCACTAGCTCCTGGTTTAGCTCCAGTCATACCGCTTATTATCGCCATAATTTCATTAAAGTTTATGGATGGATTAGAACCGCCGCTTATTGTAGGTGTAGGAAAGTTTATGGATGGATTAGAGCCGCCGCTTATTATAGGTGTAGGAATATTGCCACTGACACTTCCAGGAGAGCTGGAGCTTCCAAGGGGACTTCCGTCAGCACCCACAGGTACAGGCATACCATTTATCCATGTTATACTTCCAGCGGGGTTTGAACCTTGACTTCCAGGTGTACTTTCAAGGGGATTTCCGTCAGGACCTACAGGTACGCCATTTATCCAAGTTATAGTTCCACTAGGAATTGAACCTTGACTTCCAGGTGTACTTCCAAGGGCACTTCCGTCAGGACCCACAGGTACAGGCATACCATTTATCCATGTAATACTTCCAGGAGGGTTTGAACCTTGACTTCCAGGTGTCGTTCCCATAGGATTTCCGTCAGGACCTACAGGTACAGGTACGCCATTAATCCATGTTATACTACCACCTTGCGTTCCAGGTGTACTTCCAAGAGGACTTCCGTCTGATCCTACTGGCAATCCGTTTATCCAAGTTATATTTTCACTAGGATTTGATGGTAAGGTGGCTTCCCAATTAATACTTCCGCTGGGAAATACGTTAGAAGTGATACTATTTATTACATTTCCATCCGAATCAACTCCTTCAGTGGCTGTGCTTGGTATTATATTAATGGTTAAGTCGTTGGCAGCAGATAATAGATCGGATGCTAAACCTCCTGCAGACCCCACTGTTcctaaaactttttcaaatccTTTTTCTGCTGCTGTAAGTATGTGTAAGGCTCCATTATTTAGATTGTTAATAGTACTGATACCAAGAGAACCCGATTGGCTTGCAACTATTTGAGTTAATACTTGCAATTTACCAATAATTATTGCAATTTCATCCTGTCTCTGATCCAATTCATCTGTTATTTGTACTTTCTCATCGCCTGAAGCCGTtgccaatttttcttttaaggcATTTACATCGGCTAATCGAGCCCAAATCAATTTTGCTATATCAACCATTGATTTCAATGAACCACTTGTTCCTGTTAACACATCTAACTTGTCACTTAAAGCGGTCATTGTTTTCTCCAAATCATCTAAAATAACAAGCTTTTCATCGTCTGTAGCTGATTGCAGATTTTGGCTAAAACTTACAATCGTTTTTACCAAATCACTCACATCGGTCAATTCAGCGGGTACATTTTGAGCTAAAGCAACCAATGTCGCCTTAAGGCCATCTAAATCATGAATAATTCCAGCTAAATTAGGGATATGTTCTCCAAAAGCACTATTCAGGTATGATGTTATTGCATTCAACTTGTCGCTTAAAAGAGATATCACTTCAGGTGGTAAATAACCTGCATTTCCTTGTACAGTAGTTATAGCATTATTTAAACCACTTTCGATAAACGTTTTTAATTGATTAAGAATATCCGAATATTTGCTATCAAGAGCAGACTCCTCTGCGTTAAGAGCAGTTGCAATTGAATCTTTATCCGTACCTTCAGCTGCCTCCCATTGAGCCTTTAAGTCAGCCACTGTGCTTTCCAACATAGTCACTTTTGACATATGAGCAGCCACGTTGTTAGCTGAATCTTTAAGAGTTTgcaattcaaaacatttttgttttaaaaggtCTTCCAGTTGAATCAAAGCAGCTTCTAAAGCTTGTTTTTTAGCCACAATTACACCTTTTTCTGGTTCTTCAGCCGTTACTAATTGATCATCTAATTCTTTCCTTATCTGTTCTATATCAACTGCCGCAGCCAACAATTTATCTACTTCATTACTCAGAGTAAATACAGTAGTCTGGATTCCAGACGGAGCATTGCCGCCAAATAGTTGGTTTAACATTGTTCCAAATATGTCAACGAATGAAATGGGCAAATTCGCACTTAAATCAGGTAAATCTCCAAAAGCATTTGTAAGAATTTTTACAGTAGTAACAGGTAGAGAGCTTAAATCAATAGTGTGCTTAATAGGTGCTTCATCTGTATTTCCAACAGTAGGAACGACAGGCAGTCCAGAACCAGTTATAAGTCCCCAAATACCTCCTAAACTAGGAAAGTTACTAATTTCAGGTATACTAACGATTGAACCTCCAGGTATGCTGCCTAACCATGTTAAACTTCCAGAGGGATTTTGCTCTGTACCTCCAATCACAGGAATATCGCCGGGACTTCCTGAACCGACAGGTAATCCGTTAATCCAAGTTATACTACCAGTTGGGCCCTGTGAACTTCCAATAGGATGTCCATCTGGACCTAAGGGTACAGGCATGCCGTTTATCCAAGTAATACTTCCACTGGGACTGTTACCTTGATTTCCAGGTATACTTCCAATGGGATTTCCATCAGAACCTAGAGGTACAGGTACACCGTTTATCCAAGTTATACTTCCACTGGGACTTCCAGAACTGGAGCTTTCGATAGGCGAACTTGAGTCTACAGGTACAGGCACACCGTTTATCCAAGTTATACTTCCACTGGGACTTCCAAAACTGGGACTTTCGCTAGGTGAACTTCCAATGGGTTTTCCGTCTGAACCTACAGGTACAGGCACACCGTTTATCCACATTATAGGAGAGCTGGGACTTGTACCTTGATTTCCAGGTGTACTTCCGTCTGAACCTACAGGTACAGGCACACCGTTTATCCAAGTTATACTTCCACTAGGGCTTTCGCTAGATGAACTTCCAATTGGCCTTCCGTCTGAACCTACTGGTACACCGTTTATCCAAGTAATTGTTCCACTGGGACTTCCAGAACTGGGGCTTTCATTAGGTGAACTTTCAATAGGTCTTCCGTCTGACCCTACAGGTACAGGAACGCCGTTTATCCAAGTTATACTTCCAGTAGGACTTCCAGAACTGGGACTTTCGCTAGGTGAACTGCCAATGGGCTTTCCATCTGAACCTACAGGTACAGGCACACCGTTTATCCAAGTTATAGTTCCAGTGGGACTTCCAGAACTGGGACTTTCGCTAGGTGAACTTCCAATGGGTTGTCCGTCTGAACCTACAGGTACAGGCACACCGTTTATCCAAGTTATACTTCCACTTGGACTTCCAGAATTGGGACTTTCGCTAGGTGAACTTCCAATGGGTTGTCCGTCTGAACCTACTGGTACTGGCACACCGTTTATCCAAGTTATAGTTCCACTGGGACTTCCAGAATTGGGACTTCCGCTAGGTGAACTTCCAATGGGTTGTCCGTCTGAACCTACTGGTACAGGCACACCGTTTATCAAAATTATACTTCCATTGGGACTTCCAGAACTGGGACTTTCGCTAAGTGAACTGCCAATGGGTTTTCCGTCGGAACCTAGAGGTACAGGTACGCCGTTTATCCAAGTTATACTTCCACTGGGACTTCCAGAACTAGGACTTTCGCTAGGTGAACTTCCAATGGGTTGTCCATCTGACCCTATAGGTACAGGCACACCGTTTATCCAAGTTATACTACCACTGGGACTTCCAGAATTGGGACTTTCGCTAGGTGAACTTCCAATGGGTTGTCCGTCTGAACCTACTGGTACAGGCACACCGTTTATCCAAGTTATACTTCCACTGGGACTTCCAAAATTGGGACTTTCGCTAGGTGAACTTCCAATGGGTTGTCCGTCTGAACCTACTGGTACGGGCACACCGTTTATCCAAGTTATACTTCCACTGGGACTTCCAGAATTGGGACTTTCGCTAGGTGAACTTCCAATGGGTTGTCCGTCTGAACCTACTGGTACGGGCACACCGTTTATCCACGTTATACCTCCACTAGGACTTCCAGAATTGGGACTTTCGCTAGGTGAACTTCCAATGGGTTGTCCGTCTGAACCTACTGGTACAGGCACACCGTTTATCCAAGTTATACTTCCACTGGGACTACCAGAATTGGGACTTTCGCTAGGTGAACTTCCAATGGGTTGTCCGTCTGAACCTACTGGAACAGGCACACCGTTTATCCAAGTTATACTTCCACTGGGACTTCCAGGATAGGGGCTTGAAACGGGTGAACTTTCAACAGGATATGGGCTTGAACCAGGTGAACTTTCGACTGGACTTCCAGGGTAAATGTTTTCTTCAGGTAAATTTCCGATGGGTCTTCCATCAGGACCTACCCAACTTATACTTCCACTTGGACTTCCAGGATAAGGACTTGAGCCAGGTGTATTTTCAGTGGGACTTTGAATTCCAGGTAAAATTTCAACAGGACTTCCAGGGCTTTCTCCAGGTACATTTCCAATGGGACTTCCTTCAGGTCCTACTAGTACAGGTATTCCATTTACCCAATTTATACTTCCACTTTGACCTCCAGGATAGGGGCTTGGCACAGGCGTACTTTCGATTAGGCTTGTGTTAGGACTTTCAGGATATTGGCTTCCACCAGGTGTACTTCCAACGGGATTTCCATCCGAACCTACTGGTACTGGCACACCATTTATCCAAGTTATAGTTCCACCGGGAATTCCAGGATAGGAGCTTGAACCGGGTAAACTTTCACTGGTACTTCCAGGGTAGGTGTTTTCTCCAGGTACATATGCAACTGGACTTCCATCAGGACCAACAGGTACTCCATTAACCCAACTTATGCTTCCACTTGGATAAGGGCTTGAACCAGGTGTATTATTGGTTGGACTTATGATTGGACTTTCGGGATAGGTGCTTGAACCAGGTGAACTTTCAACAGGTCTTGTTTCAGAACCTACAGGAACACCATTTATCCATGATATACTTCCACCTGGGCTGGCACCAGGTAGGTTTTCAACAGGAATTCCAGGATAGGGGCTTGAACCAGGAGTACTTCCAACTGGTCTTGTACTTGGACTTCCAGGATAGGAGCTGGGAGTATTTTCTGCTGGACCTGGCGGGCTGACTAACCAAGTCATACTTCCACTAGGATCAACGCCTGGATTTCCAGGTAAATTACCGGGAAGAGGCATTGGCCAGGCAATATTTCCACTCTCTGAATAATCGGGTGGAGGTAAGTTGCCAGGCAGAGGCGCGATGTTAATTGGGCTTTCTGGTAATTTACCAGGAATCGGCATTATTTCACCGGGACCTTCAGGTAAGTTACCGGGTACAGGCATTGGCATAGGAGGCATTGGCGGTAAGGGCATTGGCCTAGGAAGCATAGGCATTGGCATAGTGGAAATATATATTGGCATATTTACACTTCCAGGAGAGTCAGATGGGCTTCCACTAGGTAAGTAACTGGGCATAGGCCTTGGCATCGGCATATTTCCACTTATAGGAGAGCTATTTCCAGAAGGACTTCCACTAGGACTTGTGCCTGAaccaataatatatataattaaacttGGATTCATACCAGAAAGGCTGCCAATCGCAGGTAAATAACCACTGGGACTTCCTAAGGGTCCACCTATCATATACATTCCAGATGGACTTGTACCTGAACCTCCAGGTGCGCCAAATAGCATAGGTGTGCTATAACTTCCAGGAAGGCCAAATATCATGGGGACTATTGAGCCTGCACCTCCAGGTGTGCCCAGATACACAGGTGTACTTCCACTGAAACTTACTCCTTGACCGGCAGGAAAGCCATATGGTATAGATGTGCTTCCAGGGAAACTTGAACCTAAACCTCCGGGAAAGCCAAATGGCATATATGTACTTCCACTGTAACTACCGCCTAAACCATCACCGTACCCAGACATACCACCTGAACTTCCATATGAATTTCCTATGTTGTAAAAGGGATAGCTGGGATATAAAGATCTCTTGGATATTTCATGGGGATTTTCGTCAGTAATTTCATCTTCTTCAACCTTCTTCGATTCTACTTTGCTAATGTCGACTTCATCAACAGCACCCACCTCAGGTGCTGGCAAAACAGCTTTAGCCTCGGCGACATAATTTTGTGCCGCTAGGATAAATATGAAAGTCGTTAAAAAAAGCGGAGATATTAACTTCATGATTTAGATTTTAATTGATATTTCAATTGCACTTGCAATTCTACTGATTTGTTGGATATTCTATTGCTATTTATACCATAATCTGTACGTATTTTCGATCAGAAAGCAGTCGGTTTATTATTTgttcagtttttctttaatatgcATTTGGTCTAAatcatacattaattttttgtaaatgacaTTGTATTTAAGTAAGCACATCATttgggtttttttatttacacttttttttgaaacatatgtttgtttaaaataaaatgcagactttctttaataaatatatacatatttattttatatatttttcctgAATTTTAGCTatgatgaaaaaagaaaattgtattttctcTAGCTAAAGTGTAAGTATTTCATttccaattaaatttaaattaataaataatttactcatttattacacaaaaaaaacggtagtttagtttcaattaacatgttttcctcttccttaaatttttatttaaacaaatttctttctCTTATCTTGTTGTTTAAAGTTTACAATTTcgattaaacttttaattgattcaattaatttttattgattaaaaaaattgtttggcctgcatttcttttttagttttttttttattttattatgtatttttgtgcTAGGAATATctttaattcttaaatagtcaataaaattttataatataaatatataatattcaagtttcttgagaatttatgaaacactttttttgttccattgtgacaattttttatattgattaaatatttaatttatattattctgattaattcgttatttgaaaaaaaaaaaaattacaaatttggtaattgatatcattacTTTGGTGGTAGGTACAAAACGTGCTTGataattgaaacttattttcagttttttttctgtgtatatgtacatatattcagATTGATAGACTGGAGGTGGATGGTTTTGATTTCGAAAGAACTTATATttctacaaatttcaaaataaataaataaatatcccGAAATTCGTATCCCTATATAACAGCCCAGCAAATAATAGAGagtaataatcataatattataatttatgataCCAataatgttttaactttaaccataatattCTGCTCTTAGATTACGGTACTACAAGaaccatattttttctttgtgtgtATCTAAAATTCCttggtaaaattattattatgttataatcaaaactttagtttttctttacatcaactaaaaaatgcattaaaagaaaataatttaacttttatttgattGCAGAAATTTTTGATGAGCAACTTTCAATTGCAAATAATTatacttatttaataaataaatatgtatttagaaaCTTCtgcaatatatttaaaataaacacatattgctaaaatgttaaaacaataataaatacattaaacAATATAATACACAAACGTTAAACAATTAACGCTTTTGTCATCTACAAATATCTCTTAccaaatgaataattaaaaaaaaataataataataaaagactGAACAAATAATCATCCTCTTTAATTGTTGATCGAAAAAATTACAGATCATTTGCTATAAATACcaaaagaattttcaaaaactctACAGAATTGCAAGTGCAATTGAAGAATTCATCTTAAACTAAAGCTATGAAAATTATTTCTCTGGGTTTGCAATTGGCGTTCTTATTTGCCGTAGTGGCTCACAATAATGCAGCCACAATAAAGGTTAAGAGATCTCCATTGAGCTTACTTGGGTCAGTTACTGGAAGTAGCGGAGGTTTAACTGGAGGTTTAACTGGTGGTTTAACTGGTGGTCTACTTGGAGGTTCCGGAGGCTTAACTGAAAGTTTGCCTGTGGTAGGTGGTCTACTTGGAGGTTCAAGTGGTGGTTTGCTAGGTGGTGTAACTGGTGGCTCTGGTGGCTTAACTGGAAGTTTGCCTGTAGTAGGTGGCCTACTTGGGGGTTCTGGAGGATTAACTGGAAGTTTACCTGTAGTAGGTGGCCTACTTGGAGGTTCAGCTGGTGGTGACTTAGTGGGCAGTGTTACTGGAGGTTTACCTGTGGTAGGTGGACTACTTGGAGGATCAGGTGGTGGTGACTTAGTTGGCAGTCTAACTGGAGGTTTGCCTTTAGTAGGTGGCCTACTTGGAGGTTCAGCTGGTGGTAATTTACTTGGTGGTTTACCTGTACTAGGTGGCCTACTTGGAGGCACTGGTGGCCTTGATTTGGGAAATATCGCTGCAATCATACCAAACCTAGTCGGATCTGTAGTTGGAACTGTACTCAATTTAGTCGCTTCCCTACCAGTTGCTGCTGTTAATCTCATTTCCAGTATTTTTGGAAATGTTGATTTGAGTGGCAATACGCCTATTTctgttttcaatttaattggcgattcattaaaaaattcacCTCTCGGATCTGTACCTGGTTTAAGCGGACTCCAGTCAACTTTACTCGCTCAAGGCAATGATATCGATTCTACAATGacaaatgtatataatttgCAACAAATAGTCGATGGTCTACAAAAGAAGATACAAGAAACAGCTGAAGGACCAGAAAAGAATGCTCTTCAAGCTCAATTGCAGCAAGTTCAAGGTGTTTTGCAGCAACAACAGGACCTATTGACACAACAATTGAATGCCCTTAAATCACAAATGGATTTAGCCAACAATGTAGCAGCTCAATTTGCCCAAGCCACAGACATGGAAAAACAAGTATCAGACTTAAAAGCTCAGCTGAGCTCAGCTGTAGGCGATGCAAAGGTTCCAATCCAGGCGGCTCTAAATGCAGCACAGTCTGCTTTAGATCAGAAATATAATGATGTATTCAATCAATTGAAATCGTTCATTGAAAGTGGTATTGAGGCGGTCATAGGTGCGGTACAGAGAAATGCTGCCAACCTACCAGGCGATGTTTTAAATCATTTAGTTGAATGCATAAATGTCATAACCACAACATTGAATAGTGTTTTCGGTGAAGATATTCCCAATATAGGCGAGATTTTTCCAGAATTAGATGGATTCAAATCGGCTTTAATTGCATTAGCCCAAAACATACCACCCCAATTGGCAGAAGTAACTGATTTAATTAGTAATATAGCTACCTTATCCCAGCAATTGCCTTCGGCTACGGGCGATGAACAAGCTGCTATTGCCGCTGCATTGCAGCAAGCGGTTTCTAGCATGGTCGATAAATTGAAATCTCTAACAGAATCATCCTCTGCCTTGAAAATGTTTACTGATTTGGCTAAATTAATTGCGGCACGTTATGCAGATGTACAATccttacaacaacaattatctACTGCTTCCGCTGATCAGCAAGCTCAACTTACTGCTCAAttgcagcaaaaacaaaatgatttaGCTGGTATTGTCGGTCAAATGCAAGGACTAATTCAAACTGTTACAAATAGCAATGCAGCAGGTAGCATTAATGCTGATACGATTAATAATGTTATTAGCGGAGGTTCATCATTGCTGAATATTGCTAAGATTGGTTTTGAGACAGTTTTAGGAACTGTGGGTTCAGTTGTAGGTTTAGGTGCTGGCCTCTTGTCTTCTGTCGCCGGCTTGGCCGCCAATGTGCTTGGCAATACTGCTGCTGCAGGTGTTAATGCAGTAGGTGGTTTAATAAATGGTGTTACCGGTGTTGCCTCCAATATTCTGGGTGGCAACAGTAATATCCTAGGTGGCTTAAGTTCAGCAGGCACTGGTTTAGCTGGAAATCTATTATCCGGTGGTTCGTCTGTATTGAATACTGCTACCAATCAAGCTGCTGCTCCTGTCTCTGTGGTAAGTTCTTTAGCTCAACCAGCTATTTTAACTGGagggttattttaaaaatttcacagctttaaaacataatttcaatttatgcatttttttatcaTACATATTATTGgtaaatttttgtgtaataattaattttaaataaatataatcgaTGTAACGACCTATAAAGGTTTTAAAtgcaatttgatttttttgttttatttctttgttattaatattatggaccgattttgctgattttaaatgaaaaacttttcgaaagcatgtaagatagaattattgaagatttattTTCCCAAGATACCTGGGGTCTTTAGGCAGACGGAAATGACTTAACCAATTTCACTACCTATAAGGGCAGGAAAACTGTATTGTAAATATTACACCTGAATTTTAATTGGAATATTACTCAAATCTTTGtcatctatagactgatttttTATAAGATATCTGAGATTTCCTAAAAATGTATTACAACAAACCAGGCGTAGATCCACTTGGGGTTAAAGTGAAATTTCAAAACCCACCCtcaaaagaaaaacgaaaaacgaaatttttttcattcaaaaggAAACCAAACACTCGAGATGGAACCGCGGCTGCTACAAACAGAGAAATGGACGTAGCTTAATGACTTCACTACATATTACATACAAGGAataattataatacaaaaaatcgtaatatttacgaaaatttcatgTATAACACgacatataatttaaaaaactccttttcgttattttttttaattattttcgttactttaatttccaaaaaatacatatttcgtaatgtatgaaaatacttgtttattttacgaaataaaacaattttattacaaattttttctttttacaaatttaagcgAAATGAACATTTAAGTGCCTCGGTTTTTGAAAAGGTGATAGACATAATTATTTCCATCTGATACTTACAACTTACAGCACTTATGTCAGACCAAAAATGGAATATATCTCTCATATATGGTCCTGTGTTTCAAAGTCTATTTTAgagctactcgaccgcgtacGGAAAAAggcgaaggtacttatcggtgatTGTAGGGTATatattgattcactggagcaaCGTGGTGTTTATTttactgttctatcgatactacaataGAATGTGTTCCTCTAAAATTAAGTAACTTGTTCCTGACACCTGTATATTATTGCGTAACACAAGACTTCCTTCAGGAAGACACCCATTTGCGCTAGACTGGACCACACAACACACTACAGGGTTCATACTTCTCTAAAATTAGAGAACTTGttcccgatacccgtatattcCCTTAGGAAAACACCCATTTGTGACAGACGCCCAAAACACCACAGAGTTCATTCTCTGCCGCACTGTTtgtatgtggaataaactttCTGCAGAAGTATTTCCTGACACTTTCGATTTAATGAGATTTTAagcaaatgtccacaaacataACTCTCTCTATCCTCCTTCCTACAACCTATTTTCCCAGATCCAACAATCAATCttcttctatataaaaaaaagagtagcgttactgactgactgattcaccatcgcacagcccaaacggttgaaattcatgaaattttgacggtagatgtgtttttggttatgtagatccacaaagaagggatttttggaaattttgtacatttacgggtaaaaaggggaaaaaatgggtgaaacaggttttcttaattatcttacgcaatattagtgatacaagaaaaattttatatgaacctGTATCTACTCCTTAAATTAGTAGATGGGTGTCTggttctttttttgaaattcttacttttaaggggtaaaactGTGCAACAAAGGGGATTTTGGTtccttttgaactaattaacataataaattttttataaatatttcggtaacatctcccaaaattatgagacacctgtttcgtacttttttaaaattcattcctttttgggtgtaaacgagagaaaactgtatttatggtactttttatttgtacattaagaaaactttttcggtttattgaattattactattaaattacggactaattctgtaatatttattgtaataaaatgcttgccatttttatacccttcaccttcgtgagaagggtatatataagtttgtcattccgtttgtaatttctataatataattttccgaccctataaagtatatatattctggatccttataggtagcggagatgattaagccatgtccgtctgtctgtctgtatgtttgttgaaatcagtttttagaagaccc is part of the Lucilia cuprina isolate Lc7/37 chromosome 3, ASM2204524v1, whole genome shotgun sequence genome and harbors:
- the LOC111675242 gene encoding keratin, type I cytoskeletal 10, translating into MKIISLGLQLAFLFAVVAHNNAATIKVKRSPLSLLGSVTGSSGGLTGGLTGGLTGGLLGGSGGLTESLPVVGGLLGGSSGGLLGGVTGGSGGLTGSLPVVGGLLGGSGGLTGSLPVVGGLLGGSAGGDLVGSVTGGLPVVGGLLGGSGGGDLVGSLTGGLPLVGGLLGGSAGGNLLGGLPVLGGLLGGTGGLDLGNIAAIIPNLVGSVVGTVLNLVASLPVAAVNLISSIFGNVDLSGNTPISVFNLIGDSLKNSPLGSVPGLSGLQSTLLAQGNDIDSTMTNVYNLQQIVDGLQKKIQETAEGPEKNALQAQLQQVQGVLQQQQDLLTQQLNALKSQMDLANNVAAQFAQATDMEKQVSDLKAQLSSAVGDAKVPIQAALNAAQSALDQKYNDVFNQLKSFIESGIEAVIGAVQRNAANLPGDVLNHLVECINVITTTLNSVFGEDIPNIGEIFPELDGFKSALIALAQNIPPQLAEVTDLISNIATLSQQLPSATGDEQAAIAAALQQAVSSMVDKLKSLTESSSALKMFTDLAKLIAARYADVQSLQQQLSTASADQQAQLTAQLQQKQNDLAGIVGQMQGLIQTVTNSNAAGSINADTINNVISGGSSLLNIAKIGFETVLGTVGSVVGLGAGLLSSVAGLAANVLGNTAAAGVNAVGGLINGVTGVASNILGGNSNILGGLSSAGTGLAGNLLSGGSSVLNTATNQAAAPVSVVSSLAQPAILTGGLF